A genome region from Mesorhizobium sp. B2-1-8 includes the following:
- the gltB gene encoding glutamate synthase large subunit has product MTELTLSATNGQAAQTEAAAVKNTSTKNRAPTGGPTAQGLYDPRNEHDACGVGFIVNMKGVKSHQIVKDGLAVLENLTHRGAVGADPLVGDGAGVLVQLPDLFFREEMAAQSIELPPVGQYGVGHWFMPQDAILRAHVEEIIAESAQSEGLPLLGFRDVPVDNSSLSKAADIVASEPFHRQVFIGRTADITEDEEYEARLYLLRKVISGRIYAENDNKDIGAYCVSLSARTIVYKGMFLAYQVGAYYKDLTDPRFETALILVHQRFSTNTFPSWKLAHPYRMVAHNGEINTVRGNNNWMAARQASVDSELFGNNISKLWPISYDGQSDTACFDNALEFLFQGGYSLSHAMMMLIPEAWAGNKLMDADRKAFYEYHAALMEPWDGPAAVAFTDGRQIGATLDRNGLRPARYIVTDDDRVIMASEAGVLPVPEEKIVQKWRLQPGRMLLIDLAKGRIVPDEEIKSEIATKHPYKTWLGNTQLILEDLKPVEPRALRKDVSLLDRQQAFGYTQEDTKLLMSPMATTGQEAVGSMGTDTPISAMSDKSKLLYTYFKQNFAQVTNPPIDPIREELVMSLVSFIGPRPNIFDLVGNSRRKRLEVRQPILTNGDLEKIRSIGHTEDRFDTKTIDITYGSSEGAAGMQGAIDRLCERAEAAVAGGYNIIILSDRQLGPDRIAIPALLATAAVHHHLIRKGLRTAVGLVVETGEPREVHHFCCLAGYGAEAINPYLAFDTLLDMHKRGELPEEVDAYEVVSRYIKSIGKGILKVMSKMGISTYQSYCGAQIFDAIGLKTDFVQQYFTGTATLIEGVGLDEVAGETVSRHTDGFGSDPVLRNSLEVGGEYLFRMRGEAHMWSPDAVATLQHAVRQGSWETFKDYSAQIDSETARAQTIRGLFKIRLADETGRKKVALDDVMPAADIVKRFSTGAMSFGSISREAHTTLARAMNQIGGKSNTGEGGEEADRYLPLPGGGKNPERSAIKQVASGRFGVTAEYLVNSDVMQIKVAQGAKPGEGGQLPGHKVDATIAKVRHSTPGVGLISPPPHHDIYSIEDLAQLIYDLKNVNPAADVSVKLVSEVGVGTVAAGVAKARADHITISGYDGGTGASPLTSLKHAGSPWEMGLAETHQTLVLNGLRSRVALQVDGGLRTGRDVIIGALLGADEFGFSTAPLIAAGCIMMRKCHLNTCPVGVATQDPVLRKRFKGTPEHVINFFFYVAEEVRALLAEMGFTHIDQIIGDADLLEKRDVIKHWKARGLDFSKMFYKPDAPHEAVHWTERQKHPIDDVLDRKLIELAKPALEAKQPVKIEVDIRNVDRSTGAMLSGEVAKRFKHKGLREDTIQVKLTGTAGQSFGAFLARGISFELVGAGNDYVGKGLSGGRIVIRPPQEAKIVAADSIIVGNTVLYGATEGEAYFSGVAGERFAVRNSGVAAVVEGVGDHGCEYMTGGVVVVIGKTGRNFAAGMSGGVAYVLDEAGDFAERCNMAMVELEPVPEEDDLMEKLLHHGGDLDHKGRVDVSGDMTSHDEERLYQLISNHVHYTGSVRGREILDDWTTFRPKFRKIMPVEYRRALIEMERMRMGVAAE; this is encoded by the coding sequence ATGACGGAATTGACGCTCTCTGCGACGAACGGCCAGGCCGCGCAGACGGAAGCGGCCGCCGTCAAAAATACCTCCACCAAAAATCGTGCGCCCACCGGCGGCCCGACCGCCCAGGGTCTCTACGATCCGCGCAACGAGCATGACGCCTGCGGCGTCGGCTTCATCGTCAACATGAAGGGCGTGAAGTCGCATCAGATCGTCAAGGACGGGCTTGCCGTGCTCGAGAACCTGACGCACCGCGGCGCCGTCGGCGCCGATCCGCTGGTCGGCGATGGCGCCGGCGTGCTGGTGCAGCTTCCGGATCTTTTTTTCCGTGAGGAGATGGCGGCCCAAAGTATCGAACTGCCACCGGTAGGCCAGTATGGCGTCGGACACTGGTTCATGCCGCAAGATGCCATCCTTCGCGCCCATGTCGAAGAAATCATCGCGGAATCGGCGCAGTCCGAAGGGCTGCCGCTGCTGGGATTCCGTGACGTGCCGGTCGACAATTCGTCGCTGTCGAAGGCGGCTGACATCGTCGCGTCCGAGCCGTTCCACCGCCAGGTCTTCATCGGCCGCACGGCTGACATCACCGAGGACGAGGAATACGAGGCCAGGCTCTACCTGCTGCGCAAGGTCATATCGGGCCGCATCTACGCGGAGAACGACAACAAGGACATCGGCGCCTATTGCGTGTCGCTGTCGGCGCGCACGATCGTCTACAAGGGCATGTTCCTGGCCTATCAGGTCGGGGCCTACTACAAGGACCTGACCGATCCGCGCTTCGAGACCGCGCTGATCCTCGTCCACCAGCGCTTCTCGACCAACACCTTCCCGTCGTGGAAGCTGGCGCATCCCTATCGCATGGTCGCGCACAATGGCGAAATCAACACCGTGCGCGGCAACAACAACTGGATGGCGGCGCGCCAGGCGTCTGTCGATTCCGAACTGTTCGGCAACAACATTTCGAAGCTCTGGCCGATCTCCTATGATGGCCAGTCGGATACGGCGTGCTTCGACAATGCGCTCGAGTTCCTGTTCCAGGGCGGCTACAGCCTCAGCCACGCGATGATGATGCTGATCCCGGAAGCCTGGGCCGGCAACAAGCTCATGGATGCCGACCGCAAGGCTTTCTACGAATACCATGCGGCGTTGATGGAACCTTGGGACGGGCCGGCGGCGGTCGCATTCACCGACGGACGCCAGATCGGCGCCACGCTCGACCGCAACGGATTGCGCCCGGCGCGCTACATCGTCACCGATGACGACCGCGTCATCATGGCTTCGGAAGCCGGCGTGCTGCCGGTGCCGGAGGAGAAGATCGTGCAGAAGTGGCGGCTGCAGCCCGGCCGCATGCTTCTGATCGACCTGGCCAAGGGCCGCATCGTCCCCGACGAGGAGATCAAGTCGGAGATCGCGACCAAGCATCCCTACAAGACCTGGCTTGGCAATACGCAGCTCATCCTTGAAGATTTGAAGCCGGTCGAGCCGCGCGCGCTGCGCAAGGATGTCAGCCTGCTCGATCGCCAGCAGGCGTTCGGCTACACCCAGGAAGACACCAAGCTGCTGATGTCGCCGATGGCGACCACCGGTCAGGAAGCGGTGGGCTCGATGGGCACCGACACGCCGATCTCGGCGATGTCGGACAAGTCGAAGCTGCTCTACACCTATTTCAAGCAGAATTTCGCCCAGGTCACCAACCCACCAATCGACCCGATCCGCGAGGAACTGGTGATGAGCCTGGTGTCCTTCATCGGACCGCGGCCGAACATCTTCGACTTGGTCGGCAATTCGCGCCGCAAGCGGCTCGAGGTGCGCCAGCCGATCCTGACCAATGGCGACCTTGAGAAGATCCGCTCCATCGGCCACACCGAGGACCGTTTCGACACCAAGACGATCGACATCACCTATGGGTCGAGCGAGGGTGCCGCCGGCATGCAAGGGGCCATCGACCGGCTGTGCGAGCGCGCGGAGGCGGCGGTCGCCGGCGGCTACAACATCATCATCCTCTCCGATCGCCAGCTTGGACCGGACCGCATCGCCATCCCGGCGTTGCTGGCAACGGCCGCCGTGCACCACCACCTGATCCGCAAGGGGCTGCGCACCGCGGTCGGCCTGGTCGTCGAAACCGGCGAGCCGCGCGAGGTGCATCATTTCTGCTGCCTTGCCGGCTACGGCGCGGAAGCGATCAATCCCTATCTCGCCTTCGACACGCTGCTCGACATGCACAAGCGCGGCGAATTGCCTGAAGAGGTCGACGCCTACGAAGTGGTGTCGCGCTACATCAAGTCGATCGGCAAGGGCATCCTCAAGGTGATGTCCAAGATGGGCATCTCGACCTACCAATCCTATTGCGGCGCGCAGATCTTCGACGCCATCGGGCTGAAGACCGATTTCGTGCAGCAATACTTCACCGGCACCGCCACGCTGATCGAAGGCGTCGGACTGGATGAGGTCGCGGGCGAAACCGTCAGCCGCCACACGGACGGTTTCGGTAGCGATCCGGTGCTGCGCAACAGCCTTGAGGTCGGTGGCGAATATCTGTTCCGCATGCGCGGCGAGGCGCATATGTGGTCGCCCGACGCGGTCGCCACCTTGCAGCATGCCGTGCGCCAGGGATCGTGGGAGACGTTCAAGGATTATTCGGCGCAAATCGACAGCGAGACGGCGCGCGCCCAGACCATCCGCGGCCTGTTCAAGATCAGGCTGGCGGATGAGACCGGCCGCAAGAAGGTCGCACTCGACGACGTGATGCCGGCGGCCGACATCGTCAAGCGCTTCTCGACCGGGGCGATGTCGTTCGGTTCGATCTCGCGCGAGGCTCACACGACGCTGGCGCGGGCCATGAACCAGATCGGCGGCAAGTCGAACACCGGCGAAGGCGGTGAAGAGGCCGACCGTTACCTGCCGCTGCCCGGCGGCGGCAAGAACCCTGAGCGCTCGGCGATCAAGCAGGTCGCCTCGGGACGGTTCGGCGTGACGGCCGAGTATCTCGTCAATTCCGACGTCATGCAGATCAAGGTGGCTCAGGGCGCCAAGCCCGGCGAAGGCGGCCAGTTGCCAGGTCACAAGGTCGACGCCACCATCGCCAAGGTTCGGCATTCGACGCCGGGCGTCGGCCTGATCTCGCCGCCGCCGCACCATGATATCTACTCGATCGAGGACCTGGCGCAGTTGATCTACGATCTGAAGAACGTCAATCCAGCGGCCGACGTGTCGGTCAAGCTGGTGTCGGAAGTCGGTGTCGGCACGGTCGCGGCGGGCGTTGCCAAGGCGCGCGCCGACCACATCACCATCTCGGGCTATGATGGCGGCACCGGTGCCTCGCCGCTGACCTCGCTCAAGCATGCCGGCAGCCCGTGGGAAATGGGTCTTGCCGAAACGCATCAGACGCTGGTGCTGAACGGCCTGCGCTCACGCGTCGCGCTGCAGGTCGATGGCGGCCTGCGCACCGGGCGCGACGTCATCATCGGCGCGCTGCTCGGTGCCGACGAGTTCGGCTTCTCGACCGCGCCGCTGATCGCGGCCGGCTGCATCATGATGCGCAAGTGCCATCTCAATACCTGTCCGGTCGGTGTGGCGACGCAGGACCCGGTGCTGCGCAAGCGCTTCAAGGGCACGCCCGAGCACGTCATCAACTTCTTCTTCTACGTGGCGGAAGAGGTGCGGGCGCTGCTCGCCGAGATGGGCTTCACCCATATCGACCAGATCATCGGCGACGCCGACCTTCTGGAAAAGCGCGACGTGATCAAGCACTGGAAGGCGCGCGGTCTCGACTTCTCGAAGATGTTCTACAAGCCCGATGCGCCGCATGAAGCGGTGCACTGGACCGAACGGCAGAAGCACCCGATCGACGACGTGCTCGACCGCAAGCTGATCGAACTGGCCAAGCCCGCACTCGAGGCCAAGCAACCGGTCAAGATCGAAGTGGACATCCGCAATGTCGACCGCTCGACGGGCGCCATGCTGTCGGGTGAGGTGGCCAAGCGCTTCAAGCACAAGGGCCTGCGCGAGGACACGATCCAGGTCAAGCTCACCGGAACCGCAGGCCAGTCCTTCGGCGCCTTCCTGGCGCGCGGCATCTCGTTCGAGCTCGTCGGCGCCGGCAACGACTATGTCGGCAAAGGCCTGTCGGGCGGGCGCATCGTCATCCGGCCGCCGCAAGAGGCCAAGATCGTCGCGGCCGACTCCATCATCGTCGGCAACACGGTGCTCTATGGCGCCACCGAGGGCGAGGCCTATTTCTCCGGCGTCGCCGGCGAGCGCTTCGCGGTGCGCAATTCGGGCGTGGCCGCCGTCGTCGAAGGTGTCGGCGACCATGGCTGCGAATACATGACCGGCGGCGTCGTCGTCGTCATCGGCAAGACCGGCCGTAACTTCGCCGCCGGCATGTCGGGCGGTGTCGCCTATGTGCTGGACGAGGCGGGTGATTTCGCCGAGCGCTGCAACATGGCCATGGTCGAGCTGGAGCCGGTGCCGGAAGAAGACGACCTGATGGAAAAGCTGCTGCACCATGGCGGCGACCTCGACCACAAGGGCCGCGTCGACGTGTCCGGCGACATGACCAGCCATGACGAGGAACGACTCTACCAGCTGATCTCGAACCACGTGCACTATACGGGTTCGGTGCGCGGCCGCGAGATCCTCGACGACTGGACGACTTTCCGGCCGAAATTCCGCAAGATCATGCCGGTCGAATACCGCCGGGCCCTGATCGAGATGGAACGCATGCGCATGGGCGTCGCGGCCGAATAG
- a CDS encoding glutamate synthase subunit beta, producing MGKVTGFLEIDRQVHKYQPASDRIRHFREFTLPMSDKEVEKQAARCMDCGIPFCHGPTGCPIHNQIPDWNDLVYNRDWDNAIRNLHSTNNFPEFTGRICPAPCEEACTLNLEDIPVAIKTVEQAIADKAYETGHIRPYPPEKKTGKRVAIIGSGPAGMAAAQQLGRAGHDVHVYERESRPGGLMRYGIPDFKIEKHYIDRRIEQMQGEGVIFHCGVNVGVDKPVAELLAEHDAVLYCGGSETPRAAGIPGDDLGGVHDAMPYLVQQNRRVGGEPIQSVAWPSHPIIASGQHVVVVGGGDTASDCVGTAFRQGAVRVTQLDIRPQPPEKEDKLSVWPYWATKMRTSSSQAEGAEREFQVATLEFIGEEGQLTGVKCCEVDEKRKPIPGTEFVIRADLAFIAIGFAGPAMAGVAAELEGEMKITTDSRRSRNVEANDRDYKTSVDRLYAAGDVRRGQSLVVWAIREGRQAARSIDEALMGTSVLPR from the coding sequence ATGGGCAAGGTAACAGGCTTTCTCGAAATCGACCGGCAGGTGCACAAGTACCAGCCTGCTTCCGACCGCATCCGGCACTTTCGCGAGTTCACGCTGCCGATGTCGGACAAGGAGGTCGAGAAACAGGCCGCGCGCTGCATGGATTGCGGCATTCCGTTCTGCCATGGGCCGACGGGCTGCCCGATCCACAACCAGATTCCGGACTGGAACGATCTCGTCTACAACAGGGATTGGGATAACGCGATCCGCAACCTGCACTCGACCAACAATTTCCCGGAGTTCACCGGCCGCATCTGTCCGGCACCTTGCGAGGAAGCCTGCACGCTGAACCTCGAGGACATTCCGGTCGCCATCAAGACAGTGGAGCAGGCGATCGCGGACAAGGCCTATGAGACCGGCCATATCAGGCCCTATCCGCCGGAGAAGAAGACCGGCAAGCGTGTCGCCATCATCGGCTCCGGCCCGGCCGGCATGGCGGCCGCCCAGCAGCTTGGCCGCGCCGGCCACGACGTGCATGTCTATGAGCGCGAGAGCCGCCCCGGCGGGCTGATGCGTTACGGCATTCCGGACTTCAAGATCGAGAAGCACTATATCGACCGGCGCATCGAACAGATGCAGGGCGAGGGCGTCATCTTCCATTGCGGTGTCAATGTCGGCGTCGACAAGCCCGTCGCGGAACTCCTCGCCGAACATGATGCGGTGCTCTATTGCGGCGGTTCGGAAACACCGCGCGCGGCCGGCATTCCAGGCGACGATCTCGGCGGCGTGCATGACGCGATGCCTTATCTGGTCCAGCAGAACCGCCGCGTCGGCGGCGAGCCGATCCAGTCCGTGGCATGGCCGTCGCATCCGATCATCGCCAGTGGCCAGCATGTCGTCGTCGTCGGTGGCGGCGATACCGCGTCCGACTGCGTCGGCACCGCCTTCCGCCAGGGCGCGGTGCGCGTCACCCAACTCGACATCCGTCCGCAGCCGCCCGAGAAGGAAGACAAGCTCTCCGTCTGGCCCTACTGGGCGACCAAGATGCGCACCTCGTCCTCGCAGGCCGAGGGCGCCGAACGCGAATTCCAGGTGGCGACGCTCGAATTCATCGGCGAGGAAGGCCAGCTTACGGGCGTCAAGTGCTGCGAGGTCGACGAGAAGCGCAAGCCGATCCCCGGCACGGAATTCGTCATCCGCGCCGATCTCGCCTTCATCGCCATCGGCTTTGCCGGCCCGGCTATGGCGGGCGTTGCGGCGGAACTGGAGGGTGAGATGAAGATCACCACCGACAGCCGCCGTTCCAGGAATGTCGAGGCCAACGACCGCGACTACAAGACCAGCGTCGACCGGCTCTATGCGGCGGGCGATGTGCGCCGCGGCCAGTCGCTGGTCGTCTGGGCGATCCGCGAAGGTCGCCAGGCGGCACGCTCGATCGACGAGGCGCTGATGGGGACGAGCGTTCTGCCGCGTTAA
- a CDS encoding DUF459 domain-containing protein yields the protein MVWPARIGAFVRRMPVLVLAFAVLAIAVAGAVHAPAMAQEQPQQSRGWSLRDLLFPRRSERVEPPQDIQQATPKPKKKPRAPRPPAEPATPVVEKAPDARTVLVVGDFMAAGLAEGLDDAFAENTGVRIVVRSNGSSGFVRDDFYNWPEQIKSLIETEKPAAVVVMLGSNDRQQMKVGDVREQPRSENWTKEYERRTDEFGKAIATAKVPFLWVGMPAFRVPKMTSDMLAFNDIYHKAAESHGGEFVDVWDGFVDENGAFITNGPDMNGQPVRLRADDGINVSKAGKRKLAFYTEKPLLKILGLAAPGSVAPAVAPAGAPVEAPAPAAAPIVIDRTQPMLLSDPALDGGTELLGAAPPPKANPALPGERLMIEGKAPEASPGRADDFSWPPKASSAAAAAADTTTAISP from the coding sequence TTGGTGTGGCCTGCGCGCATCGGGGCGTTCGTTCGTCGCATGCCGGTGCTGGTCCTGGCCTTCGCCGTGCTCGCCATTGCCGTGGCCGGCGCCGTCCATGCCCCAGCCATGGCGCAGGAGCAGCCGCAGCAGAGCCGCGGCTGGTCGTTGCGCGACCTCCTGTTTCCGCGCCGCAGCGAGCGGGTCGAGCCGCCGCAGGACATTCAGCAGGCGACGCCTAAGCCGAAGAAAAAACCGCGTGCGCCTCGCCCGCCAGCGGAGCCGGCAACGCCCGTGGTCGAAAAAGCGCCGGACGCCCGCACCGTGCTGGTGGTCGGCGACTTCATGGCGGCGGGCCTCGCCGAGGGTCTGGACGACGCCTTCGCCGAGAATACCGGTGTCAGGATCGTTGTCCGCAGCAATGGCTCGTCAGGCTTCGTGCGCGATGATTTCTACAACTGGCCCGAACAGATCAAATCGCTGATCGAAACCGAAAAACCCGCCGCGGTGGTCGTCATGCTGGGGTCTAACGACCGCCAGCAAATGAAGGTCGGCGACGTGCGCGAGCAGCCCCGCTCCGAGAACTGGACCAAGGAATACGAACGCCGCACCGATGAGTTCGGCAAGGCAATCGCCACCGCCAAGGTGCCTTTCCTGTGGGTCGGCATGCCGGCCTTCCGGGTGCCGAAGATGACCTCGGACATGCTGGCCTTCAACGACATCTACCACAAGGCGGCCGAAAGCCACGGCGGCGAGTTCGTCGATGTCTGGGACGGCTTCGTCGACGAGAACGGCGCCTTCATCACCAACGGCCCCGACATGAACGGCCAGCCCGTGCGGCTGCGCGCCGATGACGGCATCAACGTGTCCAAGGCCGGCAAGCGCAAACTCGCCTTCTACACCGAAAAGCCGCTGCTGAAGATCCTTGGATTGGCCGCGCCAGGAAGCGTGGCGCCGGCCGTCGCGCCGGCGGGCGCACCCGTCGAAGCACCTGCTCCGGCGGCCGCGCCCATCGTCATCGATCGCACCCAGCCCATGCTGCTCAGCGATCCCGCGCTCGACGGCGGCACGGAATTGCTCGGCGCCGCCCCGCCGCCGAAGGCCAATCCAGCTCTTCCCGGGGAAAGGCTGATGATCGAGGGCAAGGCGCCGGAGGCTTCGCCTGGCCGCGCCGATGATTTCTCCTGGCCACCGAAGGCAAGTTCGGCAGCCGCTGCGGCGGCCGATACCACGACGGCGATCAGCCCTTAA
- a CDS encoding lytic murein transglycosylase, whose product MSVRNAAKRFTSAMTAASLSLTLLIPTGPAFADAGFRQWVAGFRATAVAGGVSGAIYDQAFSGIKEADPVVLEKARTQPEFTAPAWDYFDNRVHDQSVAVGQQMAKKWKPWLDRIEARFGVDRYVLLAIWSMESNYGEILKRDDIMRNVIRSLATLGYGDAKRSKYARTQLVAALKILQTGDIDESHLMGSWAGAMGQTQFIPTSYQHYAVDMDGNGKRDIWNSIPDALATSANLLKKNGWQAGKTWGYEVTLPAGKLPAGSKTLAQWQALGVVRASGKPFKSLADKATLKVPDGRGGPAFLMIRNFSVIKAYNNADKYALAVGLLADEIAGGNGLVQDWNRPFTKLSFDERQELQKRLSQHGLYDGKFDGKIGDGSKTAIMAYQAKVGLTQDGYPSLEVLKWLRRK is encoded by the coding sequence ATGTCCGTTCGCAATGCCGCAAAACGTTTTACCAGCGCCATGACGGCAGCCAGCCTCTCGCTCACTTTGCTCATCCCCACCGGGCCGGCTTTCGCCGACGCCGGGTTCCGGCAATGGGTCGCCGGCTTCCGCGCCACCGCCGTGGCGGGCGGCGTTTCCGGCGCTATTTACGACCAAGCATTCAGCGGCATCAAAGAAGCCGACCCGGTAGTGTTGGAAAAGGCTCGCACGCAGCCCGAATTCACCGCCCCCGCCTGGGATTATTTCGACAACCGCGTCCATGACCAGTCCGTCGCCGTCGGGCAGCAGATGGCGAAAAAGTGGAAGCCTTGGCTGGACAGGATCGAGGCAAGGTTCGGCGTCGACCGCTACGTTCTCCTGGCCATCTGGTCGATGGAATCCAACTATGGCGAGATCCTCAAGCGCGACGACATCATGCGCAACGTCATCCGTTCGCTGGCGACTTTGGGTTATGGCGACGCGAAACGTTCGAAATACGCTCGCACCCAGTTGGTCGCGGCCCTGAAGATCCTGCAAACCGGCGACATCGACGAGAGCCATCTGATGGGCTCCTGGGCGGGCGCCATGGGCCAGACCCAGTTCATCCCGACCAGCTACCAGCATTATGCCGTCGACATGGACGGTAACGGCAAACGCGACATCTGGAATTCCATTCCCGATGCGCTGGCGACATCAGCCAACCTGCTCAAGAAGAATGGCTGGCAGGCCGGAAAGACCTGGGGCTACGAAGTCACGTTGCCGGCAGGCAAATTGCCGGCCGGATCCAAGACGCTGGCGCAATGGCAGGCGCTCGGCGTGGTCCGCGCCAGCGGCAAGCCGTTCAAGAGCCTCGCCGACAAGGCGACGCTGAAAGTGCCGGATGGCCGTGGCGGGCCGGCCTTCCTGATGATCAGGAATTTCTCGGTCATCAAGGCCTACAACAATGCCGACAAATACGCGCTCGCCGTCGGTCTGCTTGCCGATGAGATTGCCGGCGGCAACGGCCTGGTGCAGGATTGGAACCGGCCTTTCACCAAGCTCAGCTTCGACGAACGGCAGGAGTTGCAGAAGCGACTTTCCCAGCATGGCCTTTATGATGGCAAATTCGACGGCAAGATCGGCGACGGCTCGAAGACGGCCATCATGGCCTATCAGGCAAAGGTCGGCTTGACCCAGGATGGCTATCCGAGCTTGGAAGTGCTGAAATGGCTCAGGCGGAAATAG
- the galU gene encoding UTP--glucose-1-phosphate uridylyltransferase GalU: MESMKRVRKAVFPVAGLGTRFLPATKAVPKEMLTVVDRPVIQYVVDEAREAGIEHFIFVTGRNKAVIEDHFDIQFELYDTLAQRGKDEQLARLQRLQPLPGQTSFTRQQVPMGLGHAVWCARELVGDEPFALLLPDMIMQSEKSCTKAMVELYEETGNNIIAVQECDPAEAHKYGIVGRGEDTHHGFRITEMVEKPKTGTAPSNLYINGRYILQPEIFGILEGQEKGAGNEIQLTDAMLKLEKQQAFYGYHYQGRTFDCGSPEGFVEANVAFALWRNDMNQSMAGVIRTLLDEMQPSERRGAAF, from the coding sequence ATTGAAAGTATGAAGAGAGTTCGCAAGGCAGTTTTCCCGGTCGCCGGTCTCGGCACGCGGTTTCTCCCAGCCACCAAGGCTGTTCCCAAGGAGATGCTGACCGTCGTCGACAGGCCGGTCATCCAGTATGTCGTCGATGAGGCGCGCGAGGCGGGCATCGAGCATTTCATTTTCGTGACCGGCCGCAACAAGGCGGTCATCGAGGACCATTTCGATATCCAGTTCGAGCTCTATGACACACTGGCACAGCGCGGCAAGGACGAGCAGCTTGCCCGACTGCAACGACTGCAGCCGTTGCCGGGCCAGACCAGCTTCACCCGCCAGCAGGTACCGATGGGTCTCGGCCATGCCGTCTGGTGCGCGCGCGAACTGGTCGGCGACGAACCTTTCGCCCTGTTGTTGCCGGACATGATCATGCAGTCGGAGAAGAGCTGCACGAAAGCAATGGTCGAGCTCTACGAGGAAACCGGCAACAACATCATCGCCGTGCAGGAATGCGATCCGGCGGAGGCCCATAAATACGGCATCGTCGGGCGCGGCGAAGACACGCATCACGGGTTCCGCATCACCGAAATGGTGGAAAAGCCGAAGACCGGCACGGCGCCGTCCAACCTCTACATCAACGGCCGCTACATCCTGCAGCCGGAAATATTTGGGATTCTGGAAGGACAGGAGAAGGGCGCCGGCAACGAGATCCAGCTCACCGACGCGATGCTGAAGCTGGAGAAGCAGCAGGCCTTCTACGGCTACCACTATCAGGGCCGTACCTTCGATTGCGGTTCGCCGGAAGGTTTTGTCGAGGCCAATGTCGCCTTCGCGCTGTGGCGCAACGACATGAACCAGAGCATGGCCGGCGTCATTCGCACGCTGCTCGACGAGATGCAGCCATCGGAGCGCCGCGGGGCGGCATTTTAG